A region from the Vicia villosa cultivar HV-30 ecotype Madison, WI linkage group LG3, Vvil1.0, whole genome shotgun sequence genome encodes:
- the LOC131661351 gene encoding scarecrow-like protein 1: protein MYMTDTYSIESYEKYFLDSQTEELVEMSSSNISTSSIHPDGASVVTNNPFDSCVMMENRGADSIEVDGVMRSKLEALERALLEDSDIEAEEEYDDSRCMEIDWADHDPIQNMLLLDDHDSPKEYSSSDSNVSSIRSTAKEIRKIYRTPKQLLYECATAISEGNDEEASSMINNLRQMVSIQGEPSQRIAAYMVEGLAARLAESGKSIYRALKCKEPPSSDRLAAMQILFEVCPCFKFGFIAANNAITEAVKDEMRIHIIDFDINQGSQYINLIQTLALRSCKPSHVRLTGIDDPESVQRSVGGLNIIGQRLEKLAEALGLSFEFRAVSSRASVVTSSMLSSRRGEALVVNFAFQLHHMPDESVSTVNERDQLLRLVKSLNPRIVTVVEQDVNTNTAPFLQRFVEAYNYYSAVFESLDVTLPRESQDRMNVERQCLARDIVNTVACEGEDRIERYEVAGKWRARMTMAGFTSSPMSANASDEIRKLVKVYCDRYKVKEEKGALHFGWEDKNLIVASAWR from the coding sequence ATGTATATGACAGATACTTACTCGATCGAGAGTTACGAGAAGTACTTCCTTGACTCACAAACGGAAGAACTCGTAGAAATGTCTAGTTCCAACATTTCTACAAGTTCAATTCATCCAGATGGTGCTTCAGTGGTTACTAATAACCCATTTGATAGTTGTGTGATGATGGAAAATCGAGGCGCGGATTCAATTGAAGTGGACGGAGTAATGAGATCAAAACTAGAAGCCTTGGAGAGAGCTTTACTTGAGGATAGTGACATTGAGGCGGAAGAGGAATATGATGACTCTCGATGCATGGAAATCGATTGGGCTGATCATGATCCGATTCAGAACATGCTGCTTCTCGATGACCATGACTCGCCAAAGGAGTATTCATCTTCGGATTCAAACGTTAGTAGCATTCGTAGCACcgcaaaagaaataagaaaaatcTATAGGACTCCCAAGCAACTGCTCTATGAATGTGCTACTGCAATTTCAGAAGGAAATGACGAGGAAGCATCGTCGATGATAAACAATCTGCGACAGATGGTATCGATTCAAGGAGAGCCTTCTCAGAGAATTGCAGCCTATATGGTGGAGGGACTTGCAGCTCGCCTAGCTGAATCGGGTAAAAGTATATATAGAGCCTTGAAATGCAAGGAACCTCCTTCTTCAGACCGTCTAGCCGCGATGCAGATACTCTTTGAGGTTTGTCCGTGTTTTAAATTCGGGTTTATTGCTGCAAACAATGCAATTACAGAAGCTGTTAAAGATGAAATGAGGATTCATATCATAGATTTCGACATCAATCAAGGAAGTCAGTACATAAACCTTATTCAAACACTTGCATTGAGATCTTGTAAGCCCTCACATGTTAGATTGACCGGGATCGACGATCCTGAATCCGTGCAGCGATCCGTTGGAGGACTAAATATCATAGGACAAAGACTAGAAAAACTAGCAGAAGCGCTCGGATTGTCATTTGAGTTTCGGGCAGTCTCGTCCAGGGCTTCCGTTGTCACCTCATCAATGCTCAGCTCCCGTCGTGGAGAAGCCCTTGTTGTGAACTTTGCATTCCAGCTTCATCACATGCCCGACGAGAGCGTTTCAACGGTAAACGAACGAGACCAACTTCTTCGCTTGGTAAAGAGCTTGAATCCGAGGATTGTAACGGTCGTGGAGCAAGATGTGAACACAAATACCGCGCCATTCTTGCAGAGATTTGTTGAAGCTTATAACTACTACTCTGCTGTTTTTGAGTCACTTGATGTTACTCTTCCTAGAGAGAGTCAAGATAGGATGAATGTTGAGAGGCAATGCTTAGCAAGGGACATTGTTAATACAGTAGCGTGTGAAGGCGAGGATCGGATAGAACGGTATGAAGTCGCGGGGAAATGGAGAGCTAGGATGACAATGGCGGGATTTACTTCATCGCCGATGAGCGCAAATGCGAGCGATGAAATCAGAAAACTAGTTAAGGTGTACTGTGATAGGTATAAGGTAAAGGAGGAAAAGGGTGCACTTCATTTTGGTTGGGAAGACAAAAACTTGATTGTTGCTTCGGCATGGAGGTGA